One genomic segment of Yoonia vestfoldensis includes these proteins:
- a CDS encoding recombinase family protein, whose translation MLIGYARVSTTGQNLESQIEHLQSEGCDTIFQEKITGFDRRRPQLEKMIASLQPSDTLVVTSLDRLARSTSDLFVITQKVEAVGASFRSLREPWADTTSSMGKFLLTVFAGLSELERNIINERTEEGRTSAKKRGVKFGRKLKLTPHQQDQVRAMLKEGKSIRAIARDFNVGVATIDRIKRTTALS comes from the coding sequence ATGCTGATCGGGTACGCGAGGGTCTCGACGACTGGCCAGAACCTAGAAAGTCAGATCGAACACCTCCAGAGCGAAGGTTGTGACACGATCTTCCAGGAAAAAATCACGGGGTTTGACCGGCGCAGGCCTCAGCTTGAAAAGATGATCGCTTCCCTACAGCCCAGTGATACGTTGGTCGTCACCAGCCTCGACCGTCTGGCCCGATCAACCAGTGATCTCTTCGTGATTACCCAGAAGGTAGAGGCCGTCGGAGCATCATTCCGCTCCCTGCGGGAACCCTGGGCCGACACAACAAGCTCCATGGGAAAGTTCTTACTTACTGTTTTTGCTGGACTTTCTGAACTTGAACGCAACATCATCAATGAACGCACAGAAGAAGGACGGACCTCCGCAAAGAAACGCGGCGTGAAGTTCGGACGCAAGCTGAAGCTGACACCACACCAGCAGGATCAGGTCAGGGCCATGCTCAAAGAGGGAAAATCCATTCGTGCCATCGCGCGCGACTTCAACGTCGGTGTCGCAACAATCGACCGCATCAAGCGCACAACAGCACTCTCATGA
- a CDS encoding dihydrolipoyl dehydrogenase family protein, whose protein sequence is MKDLIKGGYGQGGYDLIVLGAGSAGFSAAITGADAGKRVALVGHGTIGGTCVNVGCVPSKAMIRAAEAVHGAGAAKRFPGLSGHAQVDDWQTLVQSKDDLVETLRQKKYADLLPEYESVDYIDAGPARLIEGGVAVGDRILKAPKTIIATGGRPILPTIDGIEEIGALDSTSLLELEALPKSLIFIGAGYIGAELAQMMSRMGVKVTLVARSHLLPGAEPEVSEALAEAFEAEGITLLTGLSYDTVRRDVAAGVTLRVIQNGKPVEVTADHLVATAGRRANTEDMGLDAIGVETDARGSIVVGEDMQTSVPGI, encoded by the coding sequence ATGAAAGACCTAATTAAAGGCGGCTACGGCCAAGGCGGCTATGACCTGATCGTCCTCGGGGCGGGGTCGGCGGGGTTCTCCGCCGCAATTACTGGCGCGGATGCCGGAAAGCGCGTCGCTCTCGTGGGACATGGCACCATAGGCGGAACCTGCGTCAACGTGGGATGCGTGCCGTCCAAGGCAATGATCCGCGCGGCAGAGGCCGTGCACGGTGCGGGAGCTGCCAAACGGTTCCCCGGTCTATCAGGCCATGCGCAAGTCGATGATTGGCAGACGCTCGTTCAGTCCAAAGACGATCTGGTAGAGACCCTGCGCCAGAAGAAATACGCGGACCTTTTGCCGGAATATGAGAGTGTCGATTACATCGACGCAGGTCCCGCGCGGCTGATCGAAGGTGGCGTGGCAGTCGGTGATAGAATCCTGAAAGCACCGAAGACCATCATCGCCACGGGCGGGCGTCCCATCCTGCCGACCATCGACGGCATCGAGGAAATCGGCGCGCTCGACAGCACCAGCCTTCTGGAACTCGAAGCGCTGCCGAAAAGCCTGATCTTCATCGGCGCGGGCTACATCGGCGCGGAGCTGGCCCAGATGATGAGCCGCATGGGCGTGAAGGTCACGCTCGTCGCCCGGTCGCACCTGCTGCCCGGCGCGGAGCCGGAAGTCTCGGAGGCGCTGGCGGAGGCGTTCGAGGCCGAAGGGATCACCCTTCTGACCGGATTGAGCTACGACACCGTGCGCCGCGACGTTGCTGCGGGCGTGACGTTGCGCGTGATCCAGAACGGAAAGCCTGTCGAAGTGACGGCGGATCATCTTGTTGCGACCGCTGGCAGGCGGGCAAATACCGAAGATATGGGCCTGGACGCAATCGGCGTGGAAACAGACGCACGTGGGTCCATCGTCGTCGGTGAGGATATGCAAACATCGGTGCCCGGCATCTAG
- the merF gene encoding mercury resistance system transport protein MerF, which translates to MTDTPENPDRLLKWGLGGALFAALCCFTPLLVVIIAGVGLSALTGWLDYALFPLLFFSLAVVAQALWLRAGKPGPAPKLWATGLAAVLSILIILLEFRFAIRITIGVFAATALYAVLVNRAQKKGTLS; encoded by the coding sequence TTGACTGACACACCTGAAAATCCCGACCGCCTGCTGAAATGGGGGCTTGGCGGTGCGCTCTTCGCCGCGCTCTGCTGCTTTACACCGCTTCTGGTCGTCATCATTGCTGGCGTCGGGTTGTCGGCCCTCACGGGTTGGCTCGATTACGCCCTGTTCCCGCTGCTGTTTTTCAGTCTCGCCGTGGTGGCACAGGCCCTTTGGCTGCGCGCTGGCAAGCCGGGACCGGCCCCGAAACTCTGGGCCACCGGCCTCGCGGCAGTTCTGTCGATCCTGATCATTCTCCTCGAATTCAGGTTCGCAATACGGATCACAATCGGCGTTTTCGCCGCCACAGCACTCTACGCGGTTCTCGTGAACCGTGCGCAAAAGAAAGGAACGCTCTCATGA
- a CDS encoding periplasmic mercury ion-binding protein → MKHLLLYALTIAALSTPALAEERQVEIAVSELTCPSCSFIVASSMRGVPSVEIAAFQDGPEYGQGVYSVTYDDAETSIESIIGAVTANGYPAQVLPDAAS, encoded by the coding sequence ATGAAGCATCTCCTTTTATACGCCCTGACCATCGCCGCACTCTCGACCCCGGCCCTCGCTGAAGAGCGCCAGGTCGAGATCGCCGTCAGCGAACTGACATGCCCGTCCTGTTCGTTCATTGTTGCCAGTTCGATGCGCGGTGTTCCTTCGGTCGAGATTGCTGCGTTCCAGGACGGCCCCGAATACGGACAGGGTGTTTACAGCGTGACCTACGATGACGCCGAGACTTCCATCGAAAGCATCATCGGCGCGGTGACGGCCAATGGCTATCCGGCGCAAGTGCTGCCTGACGCAGCCTCCTGA
- a CDS encoding mercuric transporter MerT family protein, whose protein sequence is MEQNLAELPQSRSQKIGDETTKGWGVTGLGVLGALAMTSCCILPLVLVSFGVTGVFIAQLGALYAYKWYTFALSAAFLGYGFYKAYKPVNAESCADGTCARPIDRRIMRATLWAASAIVAVAMIFPYITPIILKF, encoded by the coding sequence ATGGAACAAAATTTGGCGGAACTTCCGCAATCTCGGTCGCAGAAAATTGGCGACGAAACCACCAAGGGATGGGGCGTGACCGGCCTCGGCGTCCTCGGTGCGCTGGCGATGACCTCGTGCTGCATCCTTCCATTGGTGCTGGTCAGCTTTGGCGTAACAGGCGTGTTCATCGCGCAGCTCGGGGCGCTCTATGCCTACAAGTGGTACACCTTCGCGCTGAGCGCCGCGTTCTTGGGATACGGCTTCTACAAGGCTTACAAGCCTGTAAATGCCGAGTCCTGTGCCGATGGCACCTGCGCCCGCCCCATCGACCGCCGCATCATGCGCGCAACCCTCTGGGCCGCGTCCGCGATTGTCGCTGTTGCTATGATCTTTCCCTACATCACCCCCATCATCCTGAAATTCTGA
- a CDS encoding MerR family transcriptional regulator, producing the protein MSNTSVRSIRRSDLARATGCNLETIRYYEKIGIMPDPPRSVKGYRSYDDTHVKRLKFVMRSRDLGFSLEEVRGLLGLVDDRCRTCAEVQMIAEDHLTDVRAKIADLKRIERVLSDTVARCTGDAAPECAVIDALLDA; encoded by the coding sequence ATGAGTAACACAAGCGTGAGATCTATTCGGCGGAGCGATTTGGCCCGCGCAACGGGCTGCAACCTGGAAACCATTCGCTACTACGAGAAAATCGGGATCATGCCGGACCCGCCGCGCAGTGTGAAAGGCTATCGCAGCTACGATGATACCCACGTCAAGCGGCTGAAATTCGTCATGCGGTCCCGCGATCTAGGCTTTTCTCTTGAAGAGGTTCGCGGGCTGCTTGGGCTGGTCGATGACCGATGCCGGACATGCGCCGAGGTGCAGATGATCGCCGAAGATCATCTGACAGACGTTCGAGCCAAGATCGCCGACCTGAAGCGGATCGAGCGCGTTTTGTCGGACACCGTTGCACGATGCACTGGTGATGCCGCGCCGGAATGCGCGGTGATCGACGCGCTACTCGATGCTTAA
- the bhcC gene encoding 3-hydroxy-D-aspartate aldolase BhcC, translating to MNAPVNFDNLEVGFDVPALPGMDEKDIQTPCLILDLDALERNIKKMGNYAKAHGMRHRAHGKMHKSVDVLKLQEELGGAIGVCCQKVSEAEVFVRGGIKDVLVSNQVRDPQKIDRLARLPKLGSRIIVCVDDVANVADLSAAAQKHGTTLECFVEIDCGAGRCGVKTSDAVLEIAKAIDAAPGLKFTGIQAYQGAMQHMDSYQDRKAKLDAAIAQVTDAVEALKAEGLEPELVSGGGTGSYYFESNSGVYNELQCGSYAFMDADYGRIHDKDGKRIDQGEWENALFILTSVMSHAKPHLAVVDAGLKAQSVDSGLPLVYGRDDVKYIKCSDEHGVVQDDNAVLEVNDKLRLVPGHCDPTCNVHDWYVGVRNGKVETLWPVSARGKAY from the coding sequence ATGAACGCACCCGTGAACTTCGACAACCTAGAAGTCGGCTTCGACGTGCCCGCGCTGCCGGGCATGGACGAGAAGGATATCCAGACGCCCTGCCTGATCCTCGACCTGGATGCGCTGGAGCGCAACATCAAGAAGATGGGCAACTATGCCAAGGCGCACGGGATGCGCCATCGCGCCCATGGCAAGATGCACAAGTCGGTCGATGTGCTGAAGCTGCAGGAAGAACTGGGCGGCGCGATCGGAGTCTGCTGCCAGAAGGTGTCCGAGGCCGAGGTCTTCGTGCGCGGCGGGATCAAGGATGTGCTCGTCTCCAACCAGGTGCGCGACCCGCAGAAGATCGACCGCCTGGCCCGCCTGCCGAAGCTGGGCAGCAGGATCATCGTCTGCGTGGACGACGTGGCGAACGTGGCCGACCTGTCGGCTGCCGCGCAGAAGCACGGCACCACGCTGGAATGCTTCGTGGAGATCGATTGTGGCGCGGGCCGCTGCGGCGTGAAGACCTCTGATGCGGTCTTGGAGATCGCCAAGGCCATCGACGCGGCGCCAGGGCTAAAGTTCACCGGCATCCAGGCCTATCAAGGCGCCATGCAGCACATGGACAGCTACCAGGACCGAAAGGCCAAGCTAGACGCCGCCATTGCCCAAGTGACCGATGCCGTCGAGGCGCTGAAGGCCGAGGGGCTGGAACCGGAACTGGTCTCGGGCGGCGGCACCGGCAGCTATTACTTCGAAAGCAACTCGGGCGTTTACAACGAACTCCAGTGCGGCTCCTACGCCTTCATGGACGCGGATTATGGCCGCATCCACGACAAGGACGGCAAGCGCATCGACCAGGGCGAATGGGAAAACGCGCTGTTCATCCTGACCTCCGTCATGTCCCACGCCAAGCCGCATCTTGCGGTAGTGGACGCGGGCTTGAAGGCGCAGTCGGTCGATAGCGGGCTGCCACTCGTCTATGGCCGCGACGATGTAAAATACATCAAGTGCAGCGACGAGCACGGAGTGGTCCAGGACGACAACGCCGTTCTCGAGGTCAACGACAAGCTGCGTCTGGTGCCGGGCCATTGCGATCCGACCTGCAACGTCCACGACTGGTATGTCGGCGTCCGCAACGGCAAGGTAGAGACCCTGTGGCCGGTTTCCGCGCGCGGGAAGGCCTACTGA
- the bhcB gene encoding beta-hydroxyaspartate dehydratase BhcB — translation MLIPEYRDMLAAHKRIQPYIRRTPVRVSEYLNELTGAQLFFKCENFQEPGAFKVRGAANAVFGLDDAQAARGVATHSSGNHASCLSYAAMRRGIPCNVVMPRTAPQAKKDTVRRYGGVITECEPSTSSREETFAKVQAQTGGDFVHPYNDPRVIAGQGTCSKEFMEQTGGLDMVVAPIGGGGMISGTCLTLSTLAPETKVIAAEPEQADDAYRSFKAGHIIADDAPKTIADGLLVPLKDLTWHFVSNHVSEIYTTSDAEIVDAMKLIWKHLRVVMEPSSAVPLATILKNKDAFAGKRVGIIITGGNVDLDKLPWL, via the coding sequence ATGCTGATTCCAGAATATAGGGACATGCTGGCCGCGCATAAGCGCATCCAGCCTTATATCCGACGCACGCCGGTGCGAGTCTCGGAGTATCTGAACGAGCTGACCGGCGCGCAGCTGTTCTTCAAGTGCGAGAACTTCCAGGAGCCGGGGGCTTTCAAGGTCCGCGGCGCCGCCAATGCGGTCTTCGGCCTGGACGACGCGCAGGCGGCCAGAGGCGTGGCGACCCATTCATCGGGCAACCACGCCTCTTGCCTTTCCTATGCCGCGATGCGCCGAGGCATCCCCTGCAACGTGGTCATGCCGCGCACCGCACCGCAGGCCAAGAAGGACACCGTGCGCCGCTATGGAGGCGTTATCACCGAATGCGAGCCGTCCACGTCTTCGCGCGAGGAAACCTTCGCCAAGGTGCAGGCGCAAACGGGCGGCGATTTCGTCCACCCCTACAACGATCCGCGCGTGATCGCCGGGCAGGGCACATGTTCCAAGGAGTTCATGGAGCAGACCGGCGGGCTGGACATGGTGGTCGCGCCGATCGGCGGCGGCGGGATGATCTCGGGCACCTGCCTGACGCTTTCGACGCTGGCGCCGGAAACCAAGGTGATCGCCGCCGAGCCCGAGCAGGCCGACGACGCGTATCGCAGCTTCAAGGCGGGCCACATCATCGCGGATGATGCGCCCAAGACCATCGCGGACGGTTTGCTGGTGCCGCTGAAGGACCTGACCTGGCACTTCGTCAGCAACCATGTGTCCGAGATCTACACGACTTCGGACGCCGAGATCGTCGACGCGATGAAGCTGATCTGGAAGCACCTGCGCGTCGTGATGGAGCCCAGCAGCGCCGTGCCGCTGGCGACCATCCTGAAGAACAAGGACGCATTCGCCGGCAAGCGCGTCGGCATCATCATCACCGGCGGCAATGTCGATCTCGACAAGCTGCCCTGGCTCTGA
- a CDS encoding RidA family protein — MTKIESIFTQNAPEPLGHYSHAVRADGLIHVSGQLPIKAGDQNIASSLPFEEQAHLVLRNLLSILDAAGAGSRDVVKVTAYIVGVGQWGIFNAAFAEAFGDVRPARSVVPVPELHHGFLIELDAVALDPHAPSGSKEKPERTE, encoded by the coding sequence ATGACCAAAATAGAGTCCATTTTCACGCAGAACGCGCCTGAACCTCTAGGACATTACAGCCATGCTGTAAGAGCTGATGGCCTGATCCACGTTTCGGGCCAGCTTCCGATCAAGGCGGGCGATCAAAATATTGCTTCAAGCCTGCCCTTCGAAGAGCAGGCGCACCTGGTCTTGCGTAATCTGCTGTCTATTCTGGATGCAGCAGGCGCTGGTTCCCGCGACGTGGTGAAGGTTACAGCCTACATCGTCGGGGTAGGGCAGTGGGGTATATTCAACGCTGCTTTTGCTGAAGCCTTTGGTGACGTGCGCCCGGCGCGCTCAGTTGTTCCCGTGCCGGAACTTCACCATGGATTTCTGATCGAACTGGACGCTGTCGCGCTCGATCCCCACGCGCCATCCGGAAGCAAGGAAAAACCTGAGCGAACGGAGTAA
- a CDS encoding NAD(P)/FAD-dependent oxidoreductase — MNSNDKTVGVIGAGIVGVCTALTLQRQGFKVTIIDPNPAGEGASFGNAGCFNGSSVVPMSMPGMITSVPKWLLDPMGPLSIRLGYFHKITPWLVQFLLAGQPAKVEEQARALRSLIGNTVPLITSLAKEAGAEHLLRHEGHLYVYRTEAQFAKDQGGWELRRSNGVTSNILNADELRDFDPNLSRAFTKGILIKENGHTTNPHELVTLLFKKVIANGGILVSSRVTGFEVNGQILSAVETENGKVNLDAAVIAAGAHSKPLAALLGDNVPLDTERGYHIVIRDPEVQPRIPTTDAVGKFIATPMETGLRIGGTVEFAGLDAAPNWKRADVLYDHARALLPAIASVRPEDRYTKWMGYRPSVPDSLPVIGYARRTPNVVYAFGHGHLGMTGAPMTAMLVSELISGMKPSIDLSPFSPSRFSKAGKKSSGSKFLKSPASKNSV; from the coding sequence ATGAATTCAAACGATAAGACAGTAGGGGTCATTGGTGCCGGTATCGTTGGCGTTTGCACCGCGCTGACGCTTCAACGTCAAGGGTTCAAGGTTACCATTATCGACCCTAACCCTGCAGGCGAAGGCGCCTCGTTCGGTAATGCCGGGTGTTTCAACGGATCTTCCGTTGTGCCCATGTCTATGCCGGGAATGATTACCAGTGTGCCGAAGTGGCTCCTTGACCCGATGGGTCCGCTGTCTATTCGCCTTGGCTACTTTCACAAAATCACACCCTGGCTGGTCCAGTTCTTGCTTGCAGGGCAACCGGCCAAGGTCGAGGAGCAGGCGCGAGCTCTGCGCAGCTTGATCGGAAACACCGTTCCTCTGATTACGTCCTTGGCGAAAGAGGCTGGTGCAGAGCATCTGCTTCGGCACGAAGGCCACCTCTATGTGTATCGTACAGAGGCGCAGTTTGCGAAGGATCAGGGTGGTTGGGAACTGCGTCGCAGCAATGGTGTGACTTCAAACATTCTCAACGCAGACGAACTCCGGGACTTTGACCCCAACCTGTCCCGCGCTTTCACCAAGGGCATCTTGATCAAAGAGAACGGGCATACCACCAACCCGCACGAACTGGTCACATTGCTCTTCAAGAAAGTGATCGCCAATGGCGGCATTTTGGTGTCCAGCCGTGTGACCGGCTTTGAAGTCAACGGACAGATCCTGAGCGCCGTCGAAACGGAAAACGGAAAAGTAAACCTTGACGCAGCGGTAATTGCGGCCGGCGCTCATTCAAAGCCACTCGCCGCCTTGCTGGGAGACAATGTGCCGCTTGATACCGAGCGGGGGTATCACATCGTGATCCGCGACCCAGAGGTTCAGCCACGCATTCCGACCACGGACGCAGTCGGAAAATTCATAGCGACCCCGATGGAAACGGGCCTCCGGATCGGTGGGACTGTTGAGTTCGCCGGCTTGGACGCGGCACCGAACTGGAAGCGAGCTGATGTTCTCTACGATCACGCCCGTGCTCTTCTTCCCGCAATCGCCTCGGTGAGGCCGGAGGACCGCTACACGAAATGGATGGGTTATCGCCCGAGCGTGCCGGACTCACTCCCAGTCATCGGTTACGCGCGTCGCACGCCAAATGTCGTCTATGCATTTGGCCACGGGCATTTGGGAATGACCGGAGCGCCAATGACGGCGATGCTCGTCTCTGAGCTTATCTCCGGGATGAAACCATCCATCGATCTCTCCCCATTCTCTCCTTCGCGTTTTTCAAAGGCCGGGAAGAAGAGCTCGGGAAGCAAGTTCCTGAAGTCTCCCGCGAGCAAAAACTCGGTGTGA
- a CDS encoding Rid family hydrolase, producing the protein MPGFARLGCLGPNQTKAFGRAGMGPCQGRYCGLTVNDLLSAANSSEPEVTGYYRFRPPFKPVTLGELAGLVDDAAGSQAAPSQMISREARSRTQAKKGQTMIKRIEKTKIMHRVVEHSGVVYLGGVIADEVNGTSMRAQVTEVCGKIEKLLSDAGSDKSKLLSATVFITDMSQKAELNDVWTSWLPAEDLPCRATIGVSDLGQNVLIEIVVTAAA; encoded by the coding sequence ATCCCTGGATTTGCACGTCTCGGATGCCTCGGGCCGAACCAGACGAAGGCTTTCGGCCGCGCCGGAATGGGTCCTTGTCAGGGCAGGTATTGCGGCTTGACGGTCAATGACCTCCTGTCCGCGGCCAACTCGTCGGAGCCAGAGGTCACCGGATACTACCGCTTCCGGCCTCCTTTCAAGCCGGTGACCTTGGGTGAGTTGGCCGGGCTTGTGGACGATGCCGCCGGATCCCAAGCAGCCCCCTCTCAAATGATTTCTCGCGAGGCACGCTCTCGTACCCAAGCCAAGAAAGGACAAACAATGATTAAACGCATCGAGAAGACCAAGATCATGCACCGGGTCGTTGAACACAGTGGCGTTGTTTATCTGGGCGGCGTGATTGCCGACGAGGTCAATGGCACATCGATGCGGGCCCAGGTAACTGAGGTCTGCGGAAAGATTGAGAAGCTACTGTCTGACGCTGGAAGTGACAAAAGCAAGCTTCTTTCCGCGACTGTGTTTATCACGGACATGAGCCAGAAGGCGGAATTGAACGATGTATGGACCTCCTGGCTGCCGGCTGAAGATCTACCCTGCCGCGCGACAATCGGCGTGTCCGACCTGGGACAGAATGTCCTGATTGAAATCGTGGTGACTGCGGCCGCATAG
- the dctP gene encoding TRAP transporter substrate-binding protein DctP, producing the protein MRNYLLGSAALAALLTLAPATKAEELKLGHIRPQASSVHQELTEFAEAVAQTTGGETTIQLYPASALGDYTVVQERVSIGAIEMALQPPATGLDRRMQLSVMPYLVEDWEAAKKAFGPGGPISTEMTKLYAEQDITVLGAYPVYFGGIALNRDAIEPGNPDAKKGIKLRVPPIRSYQLLGEAIGYISTPIPFSEAFTAIQTGVVDGVLGAGAEGYYASFRDVTQSYIPANTHFEVWYLLINTGVLEGLEDTARANLETAAAEFVAKRWEVAPTEQKTFEQRLAQAGATINELTSEELSALATSVREKVWPEVVNDIGADFAQPILDQLAK; encoded by the coding sequence ATGAGAAACTATCTTCTCGGCTCGGCTGCATTGGCTGCGCTACTTACTCTCGCACCTGCGACGAAGGCCGAAGAGCTCAAGCTAGGTCACATTCGCCCCCAGGCGTCAAGCGTTCACCAGGAGCTTACTGAGTTTGCCGAGGCCGTGGCGCAGACGACAGGAGGCGAAACCACGATCCAGCTTTATCCGGCCAGCGCCCTCGGCGACTATACGGTGGTTCAGGAACGCGTCTCGATTGGCGCCATCGAAATGGCGCTTCAGCCCCCTGCTACGGGCTTGGATCGGAGAATGCAGCTCTCTGTGATGCCGTACCTGGTGGAAGATTGGGAGGCAGCCAAAAAGGCCTTCGGGCCCGGCGGCCCGATCAGCACCGAGATGACCAAGCTCTACGCCGAGCAGGATATTACCGTTCTCGGCGCCTACCCAGTATATTTCGGGGGCATCGCCCTGAATCGCGATGCGATCGAGCCTGGGAATCCCGACGCCAAGAAGGGCATCAAGCTCCGGGTTCCGCCGATCAGAAGCTACCAACTGCTCGGTGAGGCCATTGGATACATCTCGACGCCGATTCCGTTTTCCGAGGCCTTCACAGCCATCCAGACCGGAGTAGTTGACGGCGTGCTCGGTGCAGGGGCGGAGGGGTACTACGCCTCCTTCCGCGATGTGACTCAGAGCTATATCCCAGCCAACACGCATTTCGAGGTCTGGTACCTGCTCATCAATACCGGTGTGCTGGAAGGGCTCGAGGACACCGCCCGTGCCAACCTAGAGACGGCGGCTGCAGAGTTCGTGGCGAAGCGCTGGGAAGTAGCGCCGACCGAGCAGAAAACTTTCGAGCAGCGGCTTGCCCAGGCCGGCGCCACTATCAACGAGTTGACGTCGGAGGAGCTTTCCGCTCTCGCCACCTCGGTCCGTGAGAAGGTCTGGCCCGAGGTCGTCAACGACATAGGTGCAGACTTCGCGCAGCCGATCCTCGATCAGCTCGCAAAGTAG
- a CDS encoding TRAP transporter large permease, translated as MVEIALLAIAVLVVLLTFGVPLPWCFGAALMVMSLVGGVTMKGNILWGMQQLSNPILLAIPLFVLAGTIMSASGIAASLLRFVNVFIGHIRGGLGVVATMSCAVIGAISGSGFTGVAAIGPLLIPEMERRGYPREYATALITNSSVLGLLIPPSVTMIVYGWVTDTSILACFLATLGPGLFITLNFSVINLWMARKFPLVLDEKPSLAAFSGEATRRGIHAFPALLMPVIILGGIYGGIMTPTEAAAVAVIYAVPVGFLIYRGLTWSNFLEAGREAATSVGTIMVMILFSMILSQIFVVEGVPQALVEGIFEITENKLLLLILVNLLLFLVGMIVNDITAIILLAPLLLPLMSAIEVSPVQFAAIMGVNTAMGGVTPPYASILYLGARVGNVKVTKVIPPAMLFLALGYVPVVFLTAFWPDLSLSLPRFFGY; from the coding sequence ATGGTTGAAATCGCACTCCTTGCTATCGCAGTGCTCGTCGTCTTGCTGACCTTCGGCGTTCCCCTGCCCTGGTGCTTCGGTGCTGCCCTCATGGTGATGAGCCTAGTTGGCGGCGTTACCATGAAGGGAAACATCCTTTGGGGTATGCAGCAATTGAGCAATCCAATTCTGCTCGCGATTCCCTTGTTCGTGCTCGCCGGCACAATCATGAGCGCGAGCGGAATCGCGGCAAGCCTCCTGCGCTTCGTAAACGTCTTTATCGGCCACATCCGCGGCGGGCTAGGTGTAGTAGCCACCATGAGCTGCGCGGTCATTGGCGCGATCTCCGGCTCTGGGTTCACGGGTGTGGCCGCGATCGGACCGCTTCTGATCCCAGAGATGGAGCGCCGCGGCTACCCGCGGGAATACGCAACTGCCCTCATTACCAATAGTTCGGTCCTTGGGCTCCTGATCCCGCCGAGCGTCACGATGATTGTTTATGGCTGGGTTACCGACACGTCGATACTTGCCTGCTTTCTCGCTACGCTCGGCCCTGGATTGTTCATCACCCTGAATTTCAGTGTGATCAACCTGTGGATGGCACGCAAATTCCCGCTGGTGTTGGATGAAAAGCCCTCGCTGGCCGCGTTTTCTGGAGAAGCTACGCGCCGCGGCATCCACGCCTTTCCCGCCTTGCTCATGCCAGTGATCATCCTCGGCGGCATCTACGGCGGGATCATGACACCGACCGAAGCGGCTGCGGTCGCCGTGATCTACGCCGTGCCGGTCGGCTTCCTGATCTATCGCGGATTGACCTGGAGCAACTTCCTCGAGGCGGGCCGGGAAGCTGCAACCTCGGTCGGAACGATCATGGTGATGATCCTCTTTTCAATGATCCTCAGCCAGATATTCGTAGTAGAAGGCGTCCCGCAGGCCCTCGTCGAAGGGATATTCGAAATCACCGAGAACAAGCTGCTGCTGCTGATCCTCGTGAACTTGCTACTTTTCCTCGTGGGCATGATTGTGAATGACATCACCGCGATCATCCTGCTCGCGCCACTGCTCCTGCCACTGATGTCCGCCATTGAGGTAAGCCCGGTTCAATTTGCGGCAATCATGGGTGTGAATACTGCCATGGGTGGTGTGACCCCACCCTACGCGTCGATCCTCTATCTCGGCGCCCGCGTTGGCAACGTTAAGGTCACGAAAGTGATCCCGCCGGCCATGCTTTTCCTCGCACTTGGATACGTGCCGGTCGTGTTCCTGACCGCCTTCTGGCCAGACCTCTCCCTCTCTCTGCCCCGCTTCTTTGGCTACTAA
- a CDS encoding TRAP transporter small permease has translation MEQLIRVSLTTLIGLVALGQFVQVITRYILQVPVMGLEETILYPTIWLYMLGAVNASRENTQIRANVLEIFIKTARGHALLAIVGEVLSLTVITWLSWWAWDYTSYSLRVWRESPTLYIPTFYTDVALMIALVLMAVYTIWHLYRNIRALAAGNYSGLDTHEADYQAIAVDSSEEKLHG, from the coding sequence ATGGAACAACTGATACGAGTAAGCCTCACGACCCTGATTGGCCTGGTGGCCCTCGGCCAGTTCGTGCAGGTCATCACCCGCTACATTCTCCAAGTCCCGGTGATGGGGCTCGAGGAAACAATACTCTACCCGACGATTTGGCTCTACATGCTCGGAGCGGTCAACGCTTCGCGCGAGAATACTCAGATCCGCGCGAACGTGCTCGAGATCTTCATCAAGACCGCTCGGGGCCACGCGCTACTCGCAATCGTCGGGGAAGTGCTCAGCCTCACGGTGATCACATGGCTCAGTTGGTGGGCCTGGGATTACACCAGCTACTCATTGCGGGTCTGGCGGGAAAGCCCGACCCTCTACATTCCAACATTTTATACAGACGTCGCGCTGATGATCGCCCTCGTCTTGATGGCTGTCTACACGATCTGGCACCTCTACAGAAACATCCGAGCGCTGGCAGCCGGGAACTACAGCGGGCTCGACACCCACGAGGCCGACTATCAAGCCATCGCGGTCGACAGCTCGGAGGAGAAGCTCCATGGTTGA